A stretch of DNA from Lycium ferocissimum isolate CSIRO_LF1 chromosome 4, AGI_CSIRO_Lferr_CH_V1, whole genome shotgun sequence:
acttctatttttttattaattattttatattattattacatcAAAATATATTCTTATTCCTCTCActtatttcattatagaacaacattaagttatatactcaactagtatttctcacttttctttttccatcttgaaaataatatttatttattttataggaAATTTGTTACGTAGAttaaagagattaaaaaaaatcatgatttaaagaagtaaaaaaagacaagttgataatgtaagggtaaaataggaatttcaAAAAGCCAATTAagataaaggggggagaataaCAATTATTCAAATTTGAGGGAGGAGTTTGATTTTAAGGCAAAGTTGGGGGGTAATTTAtgttgtcttattttttttaagttagtttaaaaaaaaatctatatttaGAAACGATCTTAAATGTTACTGGCATTttatggcatgtttaagaccacaagattcaaaaagcattttggtacattcactattttttatttaagatcataagatttaaaagttttattttcttatactcCGTGTCCAATCAAATAactgtttggccaagtttttttCAGGCTAGGAACactttttttcctccaaaagcacttttttctTAGATTTGAGGTTTTTGACCCGCAAAAAAAGTGTTTTCCAAGAGCAGCAGAAATAGTTTTTCTGCTGTCCGGAAGAAACTAAAAGTTTCTGCTTCTTCAAAAAAAGCAAAAGCAGAATTTTTTTGTCAAGATAAAAATATCCCTATCATAAATACACATTTTTCAAGTATATCCCTCGTTAATTCATTAATTTTAAATTCTAAAACAACTCGTTTTGTTACTACGTATAGCAACTCATATCCTTCTGATTTTTTAATCATGCATttcatataaaattattttgcttgatattttttttgtatatttgaataatcatgttaatattatattaatatttaatatattttttatttatctatttattaTATGGATTGAAAATTTAatatgtattttcttatttagttAAATAAAAGTACAAACTTTAATTAAAGCCTTTCATAATAGATATTTAAAAGAGTTTTTctctataaaataattttaatatacttgtccttttttgtaatttgacactcaaaaacactttttaaaaaatattagtcAAACACAATTTGCTTATCAAAAAtactcaaaagcacttttcaaatgAATTATCCAAACACAAACTATTTTTCTCTAAAAGTACTTTTctgaaaagttattttaataaaaatgttTCTCCAAATAAGCAGTTTTGAGCAGATTGGCCAAATAGGCTCTTAAGACACATAAAATAAATTGGAGGGAGTAATACATTTGATTTGACTTTTTAAACATGCAGGAATGGTTGGACTTACAGCTTATTTTGGTATTAACAACATGTCCTCAGTCAAGGCAGGAGAAGTAGTATATAAATCTACAGCAGCAGGAGGTGTTGGTCTACTTGCTGGACAATTTGCAAAAATGATGAACTGTTATGTTGTTGGGAGTACAAGTACTGATGAGAAGGTAAAGGGAAATTTGCagtaattattttttcctttaataaattaattCAAGAAATCCTCCTCACACCAATACGAATTAATTATAAATGCATGTACAGGTTGATCTCTTGAAAAACAAACTTGGATTTGATGATGCTTTTAACTATAAGAAGGAAGATTTAGGTGAAGCCTTGAAAAGGTACTAATTTGATATACTACTCTCCTATGCTTCACTTATCAGTAGGAAATTACTtccttcttttcattttacGTGAAGGTGTTACATTTAAGTACATTCGtagtaagaaataaagaaagatttttgggaTTACTTGTAGTCCTAAAATATCATGTCTTTTAGGGTAAATTAAAAGCTTAAAGTTGAATTATTAGAAATGTGCCTTGTTTTaaagactaaaaaggaaagagtgtcacgAAAAATGGAACAGTGAGAGTATTCTATCTTTATATGCCTATCTAATTAAATTCTCTTGTTATCCTCCTACATatgtttttgggatttttaCACTACATATCCACCCACCAAAATAATAGACcaaaaacatatattttttgtatatcaatgtaaaatatacatattttatatattatagagtatatgttttatatatttggCTGGCAGGTGTTACTATTTTCGACCGACCGGCTAAATATGTAACTTGCCCATGCCCATGTTTTGTAGGGTTTGTCCAAATGGTATAGATGTATACTTTGAGAATGTTGGAGGTGCAATGCTAGATGAGGTGATTTTACACATGAAGAGCCATGGTAGAATTGCAGTTTGTGGAATGATTTCACAGTATGGACTCAAGGAGAAATATGGTATTCAAAACCTCTTCCACCTTATCACAAAATGCATAAGAATGGAAGGATTTTCTGCTAATACTAATTATTGGAAACTCTATCCTCAATACCTTGAGTGGGCCATTCCACTTATAAGGGACAACAAGATTGTCTATTTCCAAGATATTGCTAAAGGCCTTGAAAGTGCACCTGCTGCTTTTACTGGAATCTTTCATGGGAAAAACATTGGAAAGGCAGTAGTCAAAATTGTTGCAGACGAATAGTATATTAATTAATGCAGTCAGGGATTGAGCCAGAATTGTGGTTACGGGTTCGGGAGGACCCAATAGCTTTGGCTCAAAACCtgtatttgaattttaaaaaattatttaatatgtataaataatttatccataTCCCAATAAGCAAAACATTGTGATTCAGAATCCACAAATtaaaaattctggctccgcctctTAATGTAGTTAGctagagagaagaaaaagggGAATTGTGCTTGACAAGTGGAGATGTGGAAGCTCCAACTCTTCATGGTTCTGTTGTATTTTGTTCTTCAATATAGGAAGTGGATAAAAGAACGAATAAATGAAATATTTACTTGAATTGTTCTTGCAAGAGATGCATATGAGTTTTAGACTGATTTGCATTGCAGAATCTTCAACTTGGCCTGATTTGCTTaaggcaaaaacaaaaaatggacTTCTTTAACTTCTGAAGTAGAGTAATCGGACAATTGTAGTTCAACTACAGATTTTCAATCAATCCCCTGAATAAATTACAAAAGGATTTAGTTCCCCTCTAAAACTATGCAGAACCAACTAGTGAATTTCAGTTTTCTAgatattaaagaagaaatggaTTTACATTGTGAACATAACAAATTCCTCAAACTATACAAAGCAAATTTCCCACCTTCAAAGGTATAAGTCACTAAATGAAAATAACCTTACTCCTCAAATGGATAATAGATATATCTCCTCTTAGGCCCTGTACAAATGTGGATTTCATGTGCAGAAAGAGTGAAATTATACGAGTATCCTTCCGCCAGAAGAGAGCAATTATCAGTTCTCTTTGGTCCTTGTCTTGTCTTGACGTGCTTTCCTAACTGCTTCTTGAATTTGTCTATCATGTTCCTTTAACATGTCTTCCATACTTCCCCCTGCTGGCACTAGTGGTCCAGAGTGAAGGAGTCTGTTTCTCTTTGGCAGATAAACCTGAAACGAGGGGCAAGTCAAACTCAAGAAAGCTCAAAAAGCAGGAGAAACGTTTCGAAATGTCAAAATAGCACATGGGAAAACAGGAGGTTAGTTATTAGatcaaaatttcttttcaaattatCCTAAGCTAACTCTGCAGCTCAACTGCAGTGTATACTGGATgacttagggtgtgttcggtatggaagaaaatattttctcgaacacattttccaattttcccatgttcagttggtcaaaatatttggaaaacattttctctaggaaaacaagttccttaaaaataaggaaaatgacttcctagtggtaggaaaaacaagttccacaagtgGCATTCCACATTGATCGTGTTCTCACCGCCCTCCAACACACCTCATCCTCatccccccccccaccccttcCCACAGTATTTgtctatattatatatagatgctTTTAGGATTATATCTTTTGCTTATGTAccgaaaacaagaaaataattcgtaaaacccacttattttcttggaaaacactttccttcataccaaacacacccttaatcaTTAGTCCTCAGAACATCCTATATCTCTgcttgtgtgtgttgtgtgggaTCAGTTACATTTTTTGCCGCTGCAAAATGAATCAATTTACTCAAAATTTGATTATTAGacgtgtgtgtgtttttttaaaaatactacaGAAAGCGTAAACCAAAACACGTGTGTGTGATTGTGTCTGTCAGATGAGTTGGCTGATGTTTGAATAGACAAAAAGGAAACTAGAAATTTTGGGAACACACCGTGGAATCTCCATAAGAGGACCTATCATCTCTCCTTGTGTGAATGTTTGAAAACTCTCCTGCAGCTCGAGACTTGTGAGAACCCTGTCTTAGAAGCTCTACACCATGTTGGGAAGTGGGATATGCCCGTTCATTGATTGCACTTGAATCCTCCTTTGCTTTGTTAGACCACGTGTAACCAGCTGTATTAGGATGGACCACTGAATTAGAATGAGTGAGTCCGTTCCTGTATCTTAATGCTGGTGGCTCTATGGAGAAACCAGCTCTATTGTCCTCGAGAGGATTGTATTTCACACTGATGTTTTTGCTAGGCTGTCCCTGCAAATTATATCATTTAGACATTGGTACAAACAATAGGGATCTTTAGCAAGAAATGTAACGAGTCAGTAAAAGTCTTGGacaactagaagaaaataaaaccTGTCCGTGAGTATCGAATTCTGTTGTAGGTTCTTCCTTTGATTGTTTTGGTGACTTCTTAGTTGCTTCGCCTCCATGTCCTTTTCCAGTCTCAGCCTTTCGCCTGTGATTAAGATAACGTAATTGTGAGACTATATCAAAGAACAGGAAAGTTTGATACAAGTAGAAGAAGATGAAAGGAGTTATACTGAATATATTAATGTGACATATAAATAGCATATGCTGGATTCAGAAAACATTACTGAGCAGTAAAAATGAATATATATGCAACTAACGTGGTGTACCTTTTTGCTTCGTGATCTCGAACCTTAGCATCATATTCCTTGCTTGGAGGATACTTTGGTAAACTATATGGATCACAAGGCAGGGGCTTCGCTTTGAAGAACTGAAAAGTGAAAACCCAAAAGAAAGATATAAAGCATTTCTTTTGGTTGTGAAATTATAGAGATGAACAACATATTTTAATAGATTGAACAAATGATTtctcaaaacaaaaaacaaaacaacgGAGTTGCCTCTTATCATCACTTGGCAGTGGCAGGCCACATAAGGTCATTGCAAAATGCATAGCTTGGCAAACAAATAATATCATGCTAGCACTAGTGttgatgttatttttttttgaatgaaatTGCTTCTACAGAATGCAACTTTAGATGCTTCACAAAAGGATTGACCAGATGAAGAGCTTTTCTCTTGGATTTTTAACATCAAACAAGAAAGCCGAGCCACATAAGATCATCACAAAATGCATGGCTTGACAACAAACAATGACATGTTAATTCATTCTCTCTTTAGCTGCCTAATACTCCACACCATACTGCTAAAAGAGTTAGCTTCTTGAAATCAGTGATAATCTATTTGCGGCACCCACTACTTTATGTAAAGGAGAGGCGAGTTGTAGATATTACCTCATTATTGAGTGCAGAAGAAGCAGTACCGCGCTTTTCTGGTTCTATTGAAAGTAGGACGTCAACAAGGGCCAAAGCTGTCGGAGGCAAGTCCTTGAATGTATCAGCGATACAGCGCTTATATGGATTCTGTTGCTTAAAACTAGTAGCATGTGGAAGTTTTGATTTTCTCCAGTACTCCTCAGAAGGCGAACCACAAAGCTTGAATATTTTATGCATTTGCTCCACCTTGTAGTTGTTTCAACTCTCTCAGTTAATAAATGCATGAAGAAACAGGTGCTAATTCGTAATAAGATAAACAAATGTCACAAATGGATAGGGGATTTAGTGCTTGATGATTATACATTGGTTGCAGAGAGTTAATAAGACAAAAAATAAACCCCTCTGGAAATCCCTTTGGTCTTCCTATAAGTAGAAAGAATCGACAATTCAAAAATTGCTGATATGATCTGTTCAATAAAAATGGTAGTGCTCAGAATGTGATACATCAAAAGGCTACAACTAACTCGGGATAAAATGAAgggcttttttcatttttgaccCATAGGCCAAATTTCATTATGGCCTAGCCagaatatacaaaatatatacactgattatgtatattgatgTAGATTAcgttattgtatgtatattacatgtatatattatatgtatatttatagtTAAAATTTGCTAGCTATTTTGTAAATTAGATCCGCGAAAGGCATGGAACTGTAATTATCTCTAAAATGAAGAAGATAGCTTTGAACTCTTTGTCGTTTTGTTGATAGGAAAATCACCAAAAACTCTTCCAGAAAAGATTGTCAGCAGGGAGGAAACTGCAAAATAATCTAGAAAGTAGAGATCAAGGAGTGAATTTAAGCCCCAAATGGGAGTACCTCTGTTCTTCCAGGCATGATAGGCTTTCCATAAAATAATTCAGCAAGGATGCAGCCAGCACTCCACATATCAATGGCCACTCCATATTCTGTTGCACCAAGCAAAAGCTCAGGAGCCCTATACCACAGAGTTACTACACGACTTGTTAATGGCTGCTTTTGGTTGGGCTTAAAAGAGGTGGCCAGACCAAAGTCTCCGATCTTTAGAATACCATTATCACCAATTAGAAGATTTGAACCCTTAATGTCTCGATGAAGTACACCCTGACTATGACAGTGTTCGAGTCCTTGAAGCAGTTGTTGCATATAACATTTTATCTGAAATACAATTCGAATTGTGCAACATAAGGATATAAAGAGCAGTTGTTGCATATAACATTTTATCTGAAATACAATTCGAATTGTGCAACATAAGGATATAAAGAACGTGCAACTACTTTTTAACAAAAATGCACCTACTTAATTCCATTAGAAtatttccattttattttacttttcaacTTGTacgaaaatcatttttcacttgCATCACGACGCTCTCTAACTTTAACAAGGAATTTGAATGGGACTTGACATTGAGATGACTCTTACAGATTTATGTTCAATTTTTTCCGATAAAAGATGATTTTGTCTTGGACCGAGTTGAGGTCAATCATGTTCTACATAATGAACTCCCTGGGATTTATcaaacaaaaagagaaatacCTGTGGTTCAGTGAACTTGATCCCAGGTGCTGCTGCAAGTCCAGCAAGATCGTGCTCCATGTATTCAAATACAAGATATAAGCTGCCTGAAATCCTAGATGTGACCAAAGCCTCAAGTTTCATTACATTTGGGTGGTCCAATCTACGCAAAATACAAATCTCTCTTGCCATAAAGCGAACACTCTCCGGATCCATATTGACAAATTTTACTTTCTTCATTGCAACAATTTTGTCGGTTTTAAGGTCACGTGCCTTGTAAACATTACTATACGTTCCTTGACCAATCTGCATTGGACAATAAACATCAGGAGCTATTACAGTTCCAAAAATTGAGAGTTAGCTAAAAAACTGgaacagaatcatcattttttcaataattcgTAATCTTATTTCCAGATTACCTTGAATCAAGCTGACACCAACAAAAAGTTATGTATCCAAGCAAAGTCAGAGTATTGATAGAACATACTTTACTTATGTTTTCTCAAGTtatcacatatgtatataactaCATCCGTAATTAAAGTTGAAAACGCATTTTTCACATGTTTAGAAATTGAAAGCAACAAAAAGAAGTGAGAAGAAATCTTCTATGAGTAAGGAACACTTTGATGCCATTTCTATATATTGTCGTTTGATGGATTGACACATTGAGACCAAGTGTAACAAAAATATCTTGAAAATTTGGTTACTAACACAATCAGAGGACAAGGAAACAGTGGGATGTGAAACAATATTGCACACATCAATAAGGT
This window harbors:
- the LOC132053901 gene encoding 2-alkenal reductase (NADP(+)-dependent)-like, whose product is MGKKYANKQVLLKSYVEGNPSEDDFELKMSYTSSHIPHGSNAVFLKNIYLACDPALRFRLSADDLSDNIDLLKSFNLGSVIEGFGVAKVIKSTIPDFEEGNYVWGVVGWEEYSMIENPKVLFTIKYTDVPLSYYVGILGMVGLTAYFGINNMSSVKAGEVVYKSTAAGGVGLLAGQFAKMMNCYVVGSTSTDEKVDLLKNKLGFDDAFNYKKEDLGEALKRVCPNGIDVYFENVGGAMLDEVILHMKSHGRIAVCGMISQYGLKEKYGIQNLFHLITKCIRMEGFSANTNYWKLYPQYLEWAIPLIRDNKIVYFQDIAKGLESAPAAFTGIFHGKNIGKAVVKIVADE
- the LOC132054537 gene encoding probable serine/threonine-protein kinase At1g09600; the encoded protein is MHLFDRINCCRLMGCICSKGSSNDDNVVEDKKEKEIQVDKSSVQLVAPSVREEIKEIVEPNVVSTKVDDNEETRGRFKRQSTIDFGLIRSRSRVVNMPHGVKGELSAAGWPLWLSSVAQEAIQGWVPRSAESFEKLNKIGQGTYSNVYKARDLKTDKIVAMKKVKFVNMDPESVRFMAREICILRRLDHPNVMKLEALVTSRISGSLYLVFEYMEHDLAGLAAAPGIKFTEPQIKCYMQQLLQGLEHCHSQGVLHRDIKGSNLLIGDNGILKIGDFGLATSFKPNQKQPLTSRVVTLWYRAPELLLGATEYGVAIDMWSAGCILAELFYGKPIMPGRTEVEQMHKIFKLCGSPSEEYWRKSKLPHATSFKQQNPYKRCIADTFKDLPPTALALVDVLLSIEPEKRGTASSALNNEFFKAKPLPCDPYSLPKYPPSKEYDAKVRDHEAKRRKAETGKGHGGEATKKSPKQSKEEPTTEFDTHGQGQPSKNISVKYNPLEDNRAGFSIEPPALRYRNGLTHSNSVVHPNTAGYTWSNKAKEDSSAINERAYPTSQHGVELLRQGSHKSRAAGEFSNIHTRRDDRSSYGDSTVYLPKRNRLLHSGPLVPAGGSMEDMLKEHDRQIQEAVRKARQDKTRTKEN